The Urbifossiella limnaea genome has a window encoding:
- a CDS encoding AAA family ATPase, whose product MSQAELAQTDLDAVRKLKTAFDDIKRQLSRVIVGQDEVIEELLIAMFSKGHCILEGVPGLAKTLMIATLARCLSLDFSRIQFTPDLMPSDITGTRIIEEDSETRRREFKFLPGPLFANIVLADEINRTPPKTQAALLEAMQEKQVTVGGQRHKLTNPFFVLATQNPIEQEGTYPLPEAQQDRFMFKVFVKYPNFKDEFEIARRTTGVAVEEITPVLDGQQIMDIQHLVRKVPVGDHVIHYCLALVRQTRIGEPGVPKFVKEWLSWGAGPRAVQNLILGAKARALLYGRPHVTTEDVKALAYPVLRHRILTNFTAASEGVTTDTVIKRLLEETPEKDGELLKDERFKKIFAS is encoded by the coding sequence ATGAGCCAAGCCGAGCTGGCCCAGACCGACCTGGACGCCGTCCGCAAGCTGAAGACGGCCTTCGACGACATCAAGCGGCAGCTCAGCCGCGTCATCGTCGGCCAGGACGAGGTGATCGAGGAACTGCTGATCGCCATGTTCAGCAAGGGGCACTGCATCCTCGAAGGGGTGCCCGGCCTCGCCAAGACGCTCATGATCGCCACGCTGGCCCGGTGCCTGTCGCTGGACTTCAGCCGCATCCAGTTCACCCCCGACCTGATGCCGTCGGACATCACCGGCACTCGCATCATCGAGGAGGACTCGGAGACGCGCCGCCGCGAGTTCAAGTTCCTCCCAGGGCCGCTGTTCGCCAACATCGTGCTGGCCGACGAGATCAACCGCACCCCGCCGAAGACGCAGGCCGCGCTGCTGGAGGCCATGCAGGAGAAGCAGGTGACCGTCGGCGGGCAGCGGCACAAGCTGACGAACCCGTTCTTCGTGCTGGCGACGCAGAACCCGATCGAGCAGGAAGGGACGTACCCGCTGCCCGAGGCGCAGCAGGACCGGTTCATGTTCAAGGTGTTCGTCAAGTACCCGAACTTCAAGGACGAGTTCGAGATCGCCCGCCGCACCACGGGCGTGGCCGTCGAGGAGATCACGCCGGTGCTGGACGGCCAGCAGATCATGGACATCCAGCACCTCGTGCGCAAGGTGCCGGTCGGCGACCACGTCATCCACTACTGCCTGGCGCTGGTGCGGCAGACGCGCATCGGCGAGCCGGGGGTGCCGAAGTTCGTGAAGGAGTGGCTGAGCTGGGGCGCCGGCCCGCGGGCGGTGCAGAACCTCATCCTGGGGGCGAAGGCGCGGGCGCTCTTGTACGGCCGGCCGCACGTGACGACCGAGGACGTGAAGGCGCTGGCGTACCCCGTGCTGCGGCACCGCATCCTGACGAACTTCACGGCCGCGTCCGAGGGCGTGACGACGGACACGGTCATCAAGAGGCTGCTGGAGGAGACGCCGGAGAAGGACGGCGAACTGCTGAAGGACGAGCGGTTCAAGAAGATTTTCGCCTCGTAG
- a CDS encoding DUF58 domain-containing protein, with amino-acid sequence MAREQDPRRFFDPKTIATIGQLDLRARFVVEGFLAGMHKSPIFGQSVEFVQHREYVPGDDLRHVDWTVWSKTDRYYIKQYEAETNLRSYLVVDASESMLYGADKAKKAGTLYKYDYAATAAACLTFLTVKQQDSVGLITFDSDVRQVLPPRSSQNHLDAVAKALQVSKPREKTNPLKIMQRVAESMPSRGMVTIFSDLLCDREALFKGLEMLRHRRHDVIVFHVLDDDELTFPFGGMTKFEGLEAQPDLLCDPKALRDGYLEALEEYLTEVRRGCTRIGVEYQLVRTSDYLDAVLSRFLYQRMSSRASPVRR; translated from the coding sequence ATGGCACGAGAACAAGACCCGAGAAGGTTCTTCGACCCCAAGACCATCGCCACCATCGGCCAGCTCGACCTGCGGGCGCGGTTCGTGGTCGAGGGGTTCCTCGCCGGCATGCACAAGAGCCCGATCTTCGGCCAGTCGGTCGAGTTCGTCCAGCACCGCGAGTACGTCCCCGGCGACGACCTGCGGCACGTCGACTGGACGGTGTGGTCCAAGACCGACCGCTACTACATCAAGCAGTACGAGGCCGAGACCAACCTGCGGTCGTACCTCGTGGTGGACGCCAGCGAGTCGATGCTGTACGGGGCCGACAAGGCGAAGAAGGCCGGCACCCTGTACAAGTACGACTACGCCGCCACGGCCGCGGCGTGCCTCACCTTCCTCACGGTGAAGCAGCAGGACTCGGTCGGGCTCATCACGTTCGACTCGGACGTGCGCCAGGTGCTGCCGCCGCGGAGCAGCCAGAACCACCTCGACGCGGTGGCGAAGGCGCTGCAGGTGAGCAAGCCGCGCGAGAAGACGAACCCGCTGAAGATCATGCAGCGCGTCGCCGAGTCGATGCCGAGCCGCGGCATGGTGACGATCTTCTCCGACCTGCTGTGCGACCGGGAGGCGCTGTTCAAGGGGCTCGAAATGCTCCGGCACCGGCGGCACGACGTGATCGTGTTCCACGTGCTGGACGACGACGAGCTGACGTTCCCGTTCGGCGGGATGACGAAGTTCGAGGGGCTGGAGGCGCAGCCGGACCTGCTGTGCGACCCGAAGGCGCTCCGCGACGGCTACCTGGAGGCGCTCGAAGAGTACCTGACGGAAGTGCGCCGCGGCTGCACCCGGATCGGCGTCGAGTACCAGTTGGTGCGGACCAGCGACTACCTGGACGCGGTTCTGAGCCGGTTCCTGTACCAGCGGATGTCGTCGCGCGCCAGCCCGGTGCGACGGTAG
- a CDS encoding prenyltransferase/squalene oxidase repeat-containing protein — translation MDRRLFLASLAGSAGGLALPAPAAAQGRKPSDVEACVDRGLDYLKRIQNGDGHWEAQGGQYPTSMTGLAGMAMLMEGSTVREGRYSDQIRKAVNWFLAPQRVRENGLIGDPNNPTETQRYMYGQGFGTLFLACCYGEEEDVAQRKRLEAVVTKAIDFIARAQTRKTHRKAEGREVEIGGWGYVSATDNNSFDEGSVTITQLQALRAARNAGIKVPKETIDKALAYLEACTTNDGGIVYNYTGNSANGQGRPPLTAAAICCGFSGGQYRGELPKKWLKNCQRHIWPTVARGRVAHDEYQTYYFAQAMYALGDNRWAELFPDEPAETRLTWSKYKEAMYPYLMEAQNRTDGSWQSGFVGNVFSTAVNLTVLQLEKGILPIYQR, via the coding sequence ATGGACCGCCGACTGTTCCTCGCTTCGCTCGCCGGCAGTGCCGGCGGTCTCGCCCTCCCCGCCCCAGCCGCCGCACAGGGGCGGAAGCCGTCCGACGTGGAAGCCTGCGTCGACCGCGGGCTGGACTACCTCAAGCGCATCCAGAACGGCGACGGGCACTGGGAGGCCCAGGGCGGCCAGTACCCCACCAGCATGACCGGCCTCGCCGGCATGGCCATGCTCATGGAAGGGAGCACCGTCCGCGAGGGGCGGTACAGCGACCAGATCCGCAAGGCCGTGAACTGGTTCCTGGCCCCGCAGCGGGTCCGCGAGAACGGCCTCATCGGCGACCCGAACAACCCCACCGAGACGCAGCGGTACATGTACGGGCAGGGCTTCGGCACGCTGTTCCTCGCCTGCTGCTACGGCGAGGAGGAGGACGTGGCCCAGCGGAAGCGGCTGGAGGCGGTCGTCACCAAGGCCATCGACTTCATCGCCCGCGCCCAGACCCGCAAGACGCACCGCAAGGCCGAGGGCCGCGAGGTCGAGATCGGCGGCTGGGGCTACGTGTCCGCCACCGACAACAACAGCTTCGACGAGGGCTCGGTGACGATCACGCAGCTCCAGGCGCTGCGGGCGGCGCGGAACGCCGGCATCAAGGTGCCGAAGGAGACGATCGACAAGGCGCTGGCGTACCTGGAGGCGTGTACGACCAACGACGGCGGCATCGTGTACAACTACACCGGGAACTCGGCCAACGGGCAGGGCCGCCCGCCGCTGACGGCCGCGGCCATCTGCTGCGGGTTCAGCGGCGGCCAGTACCGCGGCGAGTTGCCGAAGAAGTGGCTGAAGAACTGCCAGCGGCACATCTGGCCGACGGTCGCCCGCGGCCGGGTGGCCCACGACGAGTACCAGACGTACTACTTCGCCCAGGCCATGTACGCCCTCGGCGACAACCGGTGGGCCGAGCTGTTCCCCGACGAGCCGGCCGAGACGCGGCTGACGTGGTCGAAGTACAAGGAGGCCATGTACCCGTACCTGATGGAGGCCCAGAACCGCACGGACGGCAGCTGGCAGAGCGGGTTCGTCGGCAACGTGTTCTCGACGGCCGTGAACCTGACCGTGCTCCAGCTGGAGAAGGGCATCCTGCCGATCTACCAACGGTAG
- a CDS encoding radical SAM/SPASM domain-containing protein, with translation MSDTSRSRSRASDAGRGFRPTYLSFAGTYQCNLSCPHCCVPIEWTDRLPIPVGLRFLEEAHAADIGVLGFTGGEPFLYPEFLVALTRRAAELGFRFDKLMSNGVWFRDEPHLESTLAELRDAGFTGKLGLSVDKFHGLDIDKLATYCRVGRRVFGRDNVLSLSYASRHPDQGLEPIRRLAAALDAVVEWSELLGRYMLVSDDLTMTACWNHLATVERAEGLPGNPWDGEWFAEDFCEGPGQALIVNPRGEVKPCCGFASDLDQLTIGNVHTQSAEEVIRAGREHPYVGKVFRDGLTAIREEILARDPAALPGATSNHCYFCWYVLTRGLASGVNGGGGKVGDWTGDRPNFTGDLIQLGVRA, from the coding sequence ATGTCCGACACTTCCCGCTCGCGGTCCCGTGCCTCCGACGCCGGCCGCGGCTTCCGCCCGACGTACCTGTCGTTCGCCGGCACGTACCAGTGCAACCTGAGCTGCCCGCACTGTTGCGTGCCGATCGAGTGGACCGACCGCCTGCCGATCCCCGTCGGGCTTCGCTTCCTGGAAGAAGCGCACGCCGCGGACATCGGCGTGCTCGGCTTCACCGGCGGCGAGCCGTTCCTGTACCCCGAGTTCCTGGTCGCCCTGACCCGACGCGCCGCCGAACTCGGCTTCCGCTTCGACAAGCTGATGAGCAACGGCGTCTGGTTCCGCGACGAGCCGCACCTGGAATCGACTCTCGCGGAGTTGCGAGACGCCGGCTTCACCGGCAAGCTGGGCCTGAGTGTGGACAAGTTCCACGGCCTCGACATCGACAAACTGGCGACGTACTGCCGGGTCGGCCGGCGGGTGTTCGGCCGCGACAACGTGCTGAGCCTGAGCTACGCCAGCCGCCACCCCGACCAGGGGTTGGAGCCCATCCGCCGCCTGGCCGCGGCCCTCGACGCCGTGGTGGAGTGGTCGGAGCTGCTGGGCCGCTACATGCTGGTGAGCGACGACCTGACGATGACGGCGTGCTGGAACCACCTGGCGACGGTGGAGCGGGCCGAGGGCTTACCGGGCAACCCGTGGGACGGCGAGTGGTTCGCGGAGGACTTTTGCGAGGGCCCGGGTCAGGCGCTGATCGTGAACCCGCGCGGCGAGGTGAAGCCGTGCTGCGGCTTCGCGTCCGACCTGGACCAGCTGACGATCGGCAACGTCCACACGCAGTCGGCGGAGGAGGTGATCCGCGCCGGCCGCGAGCACCCGTACGTGGGGAAGGTGTTCCGCGACGGCCTGACGGCGATCCGCGAGGAGATCCTGGCGCGCGACCCGGCCGCGCTGCCGGGCGCGACGAGCAATCACTGTTACTTCTGCTGGTACGTGCTGACGCGGGGGTTGGCGTCGGGCGTGAACGGCGGCGGCGGCAAGGTCGGCGACTGGACCGGCGACCGCCCGAACTTCACCGGCGACCTGATCCAACTTGGCGTACGGGCGTGA
- a CDS encoding molybdopterin-dependent oxidoreductase, translating to MSRGRLLSRRNVLLAGAAAAGGLFLPRWASRDLPPTYGNLLRMGDNLTYVSHRLLLPGQALAREYGPRDITSFPVIFIDDRYQTNPDHPVQSEKYRRDHAAGHPDYKLTVEGLVARPRTYTLADLKRFPARTQITRHTCEEGWAAIGGWTGVQLNRVLELDAGLLPDARYVTFHCKDDYVDSIDLLDALHPQTILAYGMNGGALSVPHGAPVRLRVETQLGYKSMKYVEKIVVTSELDDGGEKGNIQNGWAWYAGI from the coding sequence ATGAGCCGCGGGCGCCTCCTCAGCCGCCGCAACGTCCTCCTCGCCGGCGCGGCCGCCGCGGGCGGCCTGTTCCTCCCCCGCTGGGCGAGCCGCGACCTGCCGCCGACGTACGGCAACCTCTTGCGGATGGGCGACAACCTCACCTACGTCTCCCACCGCCTCCTCCTACCGGGGCAGGCGCTGGCGCGGGAGTACGGCCCCCGGGACATCACCTCGTTCCCGGTCATCTTTATCGACGACCGCTACCAGACCAACCCCGACCACCCCGTGCAGAGCGAGAAATACCGCCGGGATCACGCGGCCGGGCACCCGGACTACAAATTGACCGTCGAGGGGCTGGTCGCCCGCCCCCGGACGTACACGCTGGCCGACCTGAAGCGGTTCCCCGCGCGGACGCAGATCACGCGGCACACGTGCGAGGAGGGCTGGGCTGCGATCGGCGGCTGGACCGGCGTGCAACTGAACCGGGTGCTGGAACTGGACGCGGGCCTCCTCCCGGACGCCCGCTACGTCACCTTCCACTGCAAAGACGACTACGTGGACAGCATCGACCTGCTCGACGCCCTCCACCCGCAGACCATTCTGGCCTACGGCATGAACGGCGGCGCCCTGTCGGTGCCCCACGGGGCGCCGGTGCGGCTGCGGGTGGAGACCCAGCTGGGCTACAAGAGTATGAAGTACGTCGAGAAGATTGTCGTCACGAGCGAACTGGACGACGGCGGCGAGAAGGGGAACATCCAGAACGGCTGGGCGTGGTACGCGGGCATCTGA